A genome region from Solanum stenotomum isolate F172 unplaced genomic scaffold, ASM1918654v1 scaffold23673, whole genome shotgun sequence includes the following:
- the LOC125851292 gene encoding probable folate-biopterin transporter 8, chloroplastic isoform X1 translates to MICSVVSSGNVQDFIKIQSLSCCQQQNHLSSMNMTCSVVSSGNPLLPNVQKFRKIQSLSCCQQQNPSTNNTIDKPWKPKSHLIKILEAPQVEKVYSPSKVKKKVVFEEKNGGLSQMGSQYMAILCGVGYWVQGFRCFPWLGLNFHMANGMNMHPSTLQLVQYFGILPMVAKPIFGILSDAVYIGGAHRIPYISLGVLLQVLAWGQLALTSAASEALPALMACVLLSNVGASITEVAKDALVAEYGQKNRMPGLQSYAFMASAAGGILGNLIGGYFLLKTQQPKLMFLAFSALLALQLVVTSATREESLGLAQSSNYSVVREPITELFRKQYSDLMVAVTDESIARPLIWVVMSILAVPVLSGSIFCYQTQCLNLDPSVIGMSKVIGQLLLLSLTVFYDRFGKRIPMRKLIGIVQITYAASLLLDLVLVKQLNLKLGISNEWFALCFSGLAETIAVFKLLPFHVLFASLAPSGFEGSLMSFVASALCFSSVFSGVLGVSLATFLGLTPGNYSSLHIGILIQFVAALLPLGWLSYVPMAQPAAEKGMKRGQSKRTRKYRRVGRVVDSFYSYRRKRESDFDENPLLTK, encoded by the exons ATGATTTGTTCAGTAGTTTCTAGTGGTAATGTTCAAGATTTcataaaaatccaatctttatCATGTTGTCAGCAACAAAATCATCTTTCCTCCATGAACATGACTTGTTCAGTAGTTTCTAGTGGAAACCCTTTACTACCCAATGTACAAAAATTCagaaagattcaatctttatcATGTTGTCAGCAGCAAAATCCTTCCACCAACAACACCATTGACAAACCATGGAAGCCCAAAAGTCATCTGATAAAGATATTAGAAGCCCCTCAAGTTGAGAAAGTTTATTCTCCTAGTAAGGTCAAGAAAAAAGTGGTTTTTGAGGAGAAGAATGGGGGTTTATCTCAGATGGGGAGTCAATATATGGCAATTTTGTGTGGGGTTGGGTATTGGGTACAGGGTTTTAGGTGTTTTCCTTGGTTGGGTCTTAACTTTCATATGGCTAATGGAATGAATATGCATCCATCAACATTGCAACTTGTGCAGTATTTTGGGATTTTACCAATGGTTGCTAAGCCTATTTTTGGAATTCTGTCTGATGCTGTTTATATTGGTGGTGCTCATAGAATACCTTATATTTCTCTTGGag TTCTCCTCCAGGTTTTGGCGTGGGGTCAATTGGCATTAACCTCAGCTGCGAGTGAAGCTCTTCCTGCTCTTATGGCATGTGTCCTTCTTAGCAACGTTGGAGCTTCCATCACAGAAGTTGCCAAAGATGCTCTTGTGGCTGAATATGGTCAAAAAAACAGAATGCCGGGTCTACAGTCTTATGCATTTATGGCTTCAGCTGCTGGTGGAATTTTAGGTAACTTGATCGGAGGATATTTCCTACTCAAAACACAGCAACCTAAGTTAATGTTTCTAGCCTTTTCTGCTTTGCTTGCTCTGCAATTAGTAGTAACTTCAGCTACCAGAGAAGAGTCCCTTGGTTTAGCTCAATCATCAAATTATTCCGTTGTTAGGGAACCAATCACGGAATTATTTAGAAAACAGTATTCGGATCTTATGGTAGCAGTTACAGACGAAAGTATTGCTCGTCCTCTTATATGGGTTGTTATGTCAATTTTAGCAGTCCCGGTCCTCTCCGGATCTATCTTTTGTTATCAGACACAATGCCTAAATCTTGATCCATCAGTTATAGGGATGTCAAAGGTGATAGGTCAATTGCTGCTTCTTTCTTTGACAGTCTTTTATGACCGGTTCGGCAAAAGGATTCCAATGAGAAAACTGATTGGTATTGTGCAGATAACATATGCTGCTTCTCTTCTTCTTGACCTTGTACTTGTTAAGCAGCTTAATCTCAAATTGGGAATTTCGAATGAATGGTTTGCTCTTTGCTTCTCGGGTCTAGCAGAAACTATTGCAGTATTTAAGCTCTTACCATTCCATGTGCTGTTTGCCAGTTTGGCTCCATCGGGGTTTGAAGGATCTCTCATGTCTTTCGTGGCATCAGCTCTGTGTTTTTCATCAGTATTTAGTGGTGTTTTAGGTGTTTCCTTGGCTACTTTCCTTGGTTTAACTCCTGGTAACTACTCGAGTCTGCATATTGGGATTCTTATCCAGTTTGTTGCGGCGTTGCTACCACTGGGATGGCTCAGTTATGTCCCTATGGCTCAACCTGCAGCTGAAAAGGGAATGAAGAGAGGTCAAAGTAAAAGGACGAGAAAATATAGAAGGGTAGGGAGAGTCGTTGATTCGTTCTATTCTTACAGACGCAAAAGAGAATCTGATTTTGATGAGAATCCATTACTGACTAAATGA
- the LOC125851292 gene encoding probable folate-biopterin transporter 8, chloroplastic isoform X2, producing the protein MLFILVVLIEYLIFLLEVLAWGQLALTSAASEALPALMACVLLSNVGASITEVAKDALVAEYGQKNRMPGLQSYAFMASAAGGILGNLIGGYFLLKTQQPKLMFLAFSALLALQLVVTSATREESLGLAQSSNYSVVREPITELFRKQYSDLMVAVTDESIARPLIWVVMSILAVPVLSGSIFCYQTQCLNLDPSVIGMSKVIGQLLLLSLTVFYDRFGKRIPMRKLIGIVQITYAASLLLDLVLVKQLNLKLGISNEWFALCFSGLAETIAVFKLLPFHVLFASLAPSGFEGSLMSFVASALCFSSVFSGVLGVSLATFLGLTPGNYSSLHIGILIQFVAALLPLGWLSYVPMAQPAAEKGMKRGQSKRTRKYRRVGRVVDSFYSYRRKRESDFDENPLLTK; encoded by the exons ATGCTGTTTATATTGGTGGTGCTCATAGAATACCTTATATTTCTCTTGGag GTTTTGGCGTGGGGTCAATTGGCATTAACCTCAGCTGCGAGTGAAGCTCTTCCTGCTCTTATGGCATGTGTCCTTCTTAGCAACGTTGGAGCTTCCATCACAGAAGTTGCCAAAGATGCTCTTGTGGCTGAATATGGTCAAAAAAACAGAATGCCGGGTCTACAGTCTTATGCATTTATGGCTTCAGCTGCTGGTGGAATTTTAGGTAACTTGATCGGAGGATATTTCCTACTCAAAACACAGCAACCTAAGTTAATGTTTCTAGCCTTTTCTGCTTTGCTTGCTCTGCAATTAGTAGTAACTTCAGCTACCAGAGAAGAGTCCCTTGGTTTAGCTCAATCATCAAATTATTCCGTTGTTAGGGAACCAATCACGGAATTATTTAGAAAACAGTATTCGGATCTTATGGTAGCAGTTACAGACGAAAGTATTGCTCGTCCTCTTATATGGGTTGTTATGTCAATTTTAGCAGTCCCGGTCCTCTCCGGATCTATCTTTTGTTATCAGACACAATGCCTAAATCTTGATCCATCAGTTATAGGGATGTCAAAGGTGATAGGTCAATTGCTGCTTCTTTCTTTGACAGTCTTTTATGACCGGTTCGGCAAAAGGATTCCAATGAGAAAACTGATTGGTATTGTGCAGATAACATATGCTGCTTCTCTTCTTCTTGACCTTGTACTTGTTAAGCAGCTTAATCTCAAATTGGGAATTTCGAATGAATGGTTTGCTCTTTGCTTCTCGGGTCTAGCAGAAACTATTGCAGTATTTAAGCTCTTACCATTCCATGTGCTGTTTGCCAGTTTGGCTCCATCGGGGTTTGAAGGATCTCTCATGTCTTTCGTGGCATCAGCTCTGTGTTTTTCATCAGTATTTAGTGGTGTTTTAGGTGTTTCCTTGGCTACTTTCCTTGGTTTAACTCCTGGTAACTACTCGAGTCTGCATATTGGGATTCTTATCCAGTTTGTTGCGGCGTTGCTACCACTGGGATGGCTCAGTTATGTCCCTATGGCTCAACCTGCAGCTGAAAAGGGAATGAAGAGAGGTCAAAGTAAAAGGACGAGAAAATATAGAAGGGTAGGGAGAGTCGTTGATTCGTTCTATTCTTACAGACGCAAAAGAGAATCTGATTTTGATGAGAATCCATTACTGACTAAATGA